A window of Oryza glaberrima chromosome 2, OglaRS2, whole genome shotgun sequence genomic DNA:
cggcggcggcgggatctcCTACGTCCCGTACTCCGACGGCTACGACGAAGGGTTCCGGCtgttcgccggcgacggcgaggcggcgtggcGGCACGCGGAGACGTTCGGGCGCGTCGGCCGCGAGGCGTTCGCCGGCGTGGTGgaccgcctcgccgcgcgcggccgccccGCCACGTGCGTCGTGTACGCGTTCCTGATGTGGTGGGCGGCCGACGTCGCGCGCGAGCGCGGCATCCCGCGGGTGCTCTACTGGATCCAGCCGGCGACCATGCTCGCCGTGTACTACCACTACCTCCACGGGCTCGAGGATCTCGTGAcggagcacgccggcgagccggaGTTCACGGTGGCCATGGCGCCGGGCCTCCCGCCGATGGCGATCCGCGACCTCCCCAGCTTCTTCACCGACCTCGGCGACAccaggctcgccgccgcgttccACGGCGTCCGGACGACGATCGAGCAGCTGGACATCGATcgccggagcagcagcaagCCGCCGATGGTGCTCGTCAACACCGTCGAGGAACTAGAGCTcgacgtcctcgccgcctccttccctgACCTTGACATCCTACCCAtcggccccgccgccacctcgctcgacggcggcgcagccgccgccgccagagcgTCGCGCGACCTGTACAAGCACGACGAGAAGGGCTACATGGAGTGGCTCGACGCGAAGCCGGCGGGGTCGGTGGTGTACGTGTCGTTCGGGAGCATGTCGGTGGTGAGCAGGCGGCAGAAGGAGGAGCTCCGGCGAGGCCTCGCCGCGACCGCGCGGCCGTACCTGTGGGTAGTGCGCAGCGACGaccgagacgacggcgacggcgacctgcacgccggcgacggcggcatggTGGTGGAGTGGTGCGACCAGGTGCGCGTGCTGTCGCACGGCGCCGTCGGGTGCTTCGtgacgcactgcgggtggaactcgacgctggagGCCGTGGCGTGCGGCGCGCCGATGGTGGCGGTGCCGCAGTGGTCGGACCAGGACACGAACGCGCGGCTCGTCGCCGGGTGGGGCGTCGGCgtgcgcgccgccaccggcgccgacaGGGTGGTCGAGGCGGGCGAGCTCGCGAGGTGCGTGGAGACGGTCATGGCGGACacggaggcggccgccgccgtgcgccggagctcggcggcgtggAAGGCGAAGGTGCGGGAGGCCGTCGCCGAGGGCGGCTCGTCGGATCGTAATTTGAAGGCTTTCTTGGACCGAATTGCAAATGTTGCGTAGATAATCCAATTCACCGTTCGTcagggatgatgatgatgtctGGCTAAGTGTCAAAATGGCTTAGGTTGGCGTGTCATTTCAAGTgaataaaaaaaggtaaaagtACGTGACGACGATAtatggttttaattttgtaaaattttagtgGCATATCCTATCAACAAAtaataatagtatttttttaaattaattaagtcaCAATGGCATCGATCAAATTAACCTAAGAAATTAATCCTCTGACGTGAAAATGGAAATAATTTACAACCTCCGCGTAATGTGCACACAGGAGGGTTGTCGTTGTGCATGCaggaaaagtatttttttacatgTAGAAGCAATCCGACATAGGTGTATCTATGTCAcctatataattaaataaatatttcataaaatttgaCAAGGTAGATAAAGATGATATAA
This region includes:
- the LOC127761521 gene encoding cyanidin 3-O-rutinoside 5-O-glucosyltransferase-like, whose protein sequence is MARQHFLVVAYPGQGHINPARALAARLARATGAHVTLSAAVSAHRRMFPSLAAPDEEVHDAGADGGGGISYVPYSDGYDEGFRLFAGDGEAAWRHAETFGRVGREAFAGVVDRLAARGRPATCVVYAFLMWWAADVARERGIPRVLYWIQPATMLAVYYHYLHGLEDLVTEHAGEPEFTVAMAPGLPPMAIRDLPSFFTDLGDTRLAAAFHGVRTTIEQLDIDRRSSSKPPMVLVNTVEELELDVLAASFPDLDILPIGPAATSLDGGAAAAARASRDLYKHDEKGYMEWLDAKPAGSVVYVSFGSMSVVSRRQKEELRRGLAATARPYLWVVRSDDRDDGDGDLHAGDGGMVVEWCDQVRVLSHGAVGCFVTHCGWNSTLEAVACGAPMVAVPQWSDQDTNARLVAGWGVGVRAATGADRVVEAGELARCVETVMADTEAAAAVRRSSAAWKAKVREAVAEGGSSDRNLKAFLDRIANVA